GGTTCCAAGGTTTTccactgtaataatcaattaccaaagttattTTACGAAGTTGCGCGCAACTTTGtaaataacttactttggctcatcggagcccatacattctaaggctgctttcacactagtgttaatattttccggtattgaaatccgtcatagggtctcaataccgggaaaaaacaaaaacaaacaaaaacaaacaaacaaaaaaaaaacgttttgtccccattcattgtcaatgtgggcaaaacgtaactgaacagaacgaaatgctccaaaatacgttccattctcataccggagagctgtGGTTTGCTtcccgtcctgggatgcagagcatcTCTGACACaatcaaaaacggatccgtccctcattgattttcaatagagttcattcatgacggatccgtcttggcaatgttaaagataatacaaccggatccgtttataacTGATGCAGACGATTGTAGTATtagtaatggaagtgtttttgctgaaccctgccggatccagtaaaaacgttagtgtgaaagtagcctaatactgtacggagacgaatcttTTAGCAAAGCGgcttcggatgtagcatccgaagtcgcttcgcttatctctactgattattaaaggggttatccaagaataatctctttctaccaaagctagaaccagccttgtacctcacatggatccagagatctccccattcattcctctgctagatttatttcaagctggcagctgagGGAGAGTGTCGTTTCTCGTAGAgcatgtcccttctgctgcaggtTGTACGTCCACCTCAGCAGGTAGACAGAAGAGACACAAAAagcgcaaacagcaggtggcggtaTACCGATAGATTTTATTTGTCAagtcagtggctatactacatttttaattatatgcaattacaaaagtattcacatccaggtgctggtttgaaaaccgtAGGATGTAACTCCTTTAGGCCGAAGGtacacggctgtgagcggtccgtggtatcccggcctggcattctgctgagagcaggagcgcacggcgtcattggttgctatgatgccgtgcgcttcatgccgccgctgcactacagtaatatatgatctatacgagtgtattactgtagtgcggcatgaagcgcacggcgtcatagcaaccaatgacgccgtgcgctcctgctctcagcaggatgccaggccgggataccacggaccgctcatgttcgtgttccacggccgtgtgcattcggccttagggaaGCACATGATTTTACTTGAACGCAGCTGTTTCAGCTGCAAAACTGTGTGGCCGTAACCATTGGCACTGTGGGTGAAACCGATGTATTCCTGTAAAATCATGTGTCCACTTAATCAGTTTTTCAAACCGCGCTGGGTGCATGTCATCAGGAAGGTCTAAAGGGTTACTCGTGAATTAACTCATAGGGGCAAATAATTGTTCTTCGCTCCAAATGGGGTTGTTTTCTGCTAGACCACTGGGGTCCATCAAATGAGCCCGAGCTCACCGAAGGATTGTCTGGGGCTCCAGTTCAGGAATTTATAAGGTTACTTAAAACTGTATGAACAGAACCAACAATCTATGTATCTAGCCATCTAGTAAATGACCGGACCTGATTTGCCTCAGCTGAGCATCTTCCTTCGACACAGGCTTCGGCTTTTGGTTGGCTTCAGAAATCATGGTTCGGATTTTATCCAGACAGTCGGCCAGGTTGCGCATCTGGTGACGGCTCACTTGTGAAGCTACAATTAATTCTCCTTCGCGGTTTATCCGGTTTTTATTCTAGGTAATGGAGGAGCAGACAGATTGATTATGTCATGAAACATGAGCATCTTTACTGTGAATAAATACAGCTTATGTAGCGCTTTCTAACATGCAGTGCCCATACATACTAGATGGCCGTCATCTGAACcctctgagctgaccatctatggAAACTTCCTGACTCACTCTGATCGCATGAGCAAGGGTGTGGATAAGGTGTCAGGAGGAATTGCTATCAGCCACATAAGTGGTTGCTGACAGCTACACTTGATATGGCCACATTAGGCTGTAATACAGCTCAATGTAGAGATGCATATTCTGTGCAAGAACAAAATCAAATTACATCAATACAAACTTCCCTAATTTTTATGAAAAAGGTGTCCCTGCTTTGTTCTGAATGGATCAGATCCTTTTCCAGGAAGAAGATATATAGTGCCCAACAAAAACATGCTAAGAACTCCCACTCAGCAATGAGTAATGACCCATTTTTCCTGTAAATGACCAGTTTGACAGGTTTCTTTTAGTTTAACAGGAATATCCTGCAGCATATTCTAATCCTCAAAAAGCATCAGGAACACAATAGTAAAAGTGTGATCAGAactgtatagtcagtttacagTGCAGCAGGCATAAAAGTCACATCTGGTTACAGTCAATGAAGGGGAAATTgaaggagttttctgagattttttaactgatcggtgggggtccaacacctgggacccctgccaatcagctgtttgagaagttaccgatgctcacagtagcaccgctgccttctccctgctcaccgaGCACAGCGTTGtccatttgatagtggctgtgcttggtatcgcagctcagcccggTTTACTTCTATGCGGCTGAGCTGCGccgaggccatgtgactgatgagcgGGACATCACAAGGACTAGGCAAAGCTGgtgccttgtcaaacagctgatcgacgggggtcccaggtgtgttGGaatcagatcagatactgatgacctcatcAGTAAATAAAAAACTCTTGGAAaaaccatttaaagggaacctgtcaccgggattttgtgcatagaggtgaggacatgggttgctagagggccgctagcacatccgcaatacccagtccccatagctctgtgtgcttttattgtgtaaaaaaacgatttgaaacatatgcaaattaacctgagatgagtcaggaacaggactcatttccggttaatttgcatatgtatcaaatcatttttttacacaataaaagcacacagagctatgggcactgggtattgcggatgtgcggtattgcggatgtgctagcggccatctagcaacccatgtcctcacctctatacacaaaattccggtgacaggttccctttaacaccagTGGCAGTGCATGCAACAGATAACAAAAAAGACCAGCTTCATATTTGTCCAATGTCTGAACACCTCGAGCGATGATCGAAGAACCAAACGCTTACCTGCACAGAGATCTTCTGCCTGACATcttcagggatccagtcagctgaGGACAAGTGGAATCGCACTTCAGCCTTTGTGTTAACTGtgtgaagagagaaaaaaaaaaaagaaagaaaaagagaatgggtcaggattcaatccGGATGCTACGTGTTCACAAAACGGATCGCATCTggatggaaaactcgcttgtgtgaaacttgcctaggggctcaataccggaaaaaaaacgcttcagttttaggctacatgcacacaaacgttgtttgtgtccgttccgttttttttgcggataggatgcggacctattcatttcaatgggtccgcaaaaaatgcagacagcacacggtgtgctgtccacatcagtatgtccgttccgtagccccgaaaaaaaatagaacatgtcctattcttgtccgttttaggcattgttacaatggatacgcaaaaaaaaaaaaaaaacggatggcatacggatgtcatctgcggactgcaaaacacatagtcGTGTTCGTGTAGCCTTatcctaatgctttctgaatggagagcattccgttcaggttgcaccaggatgtcttcagttcagtccctcttacagtaTATGGCCGGAGAAAATATTGCAGCATACCGGtattaattcccattgaaatgtcttaatgcgaaaaaaataaataccagatccagTTTTCCGGATGACAGAGAGAAGGATCCaggatttcaatgcatttgtcagacggatccgcatttaTCTACAAATGATaaccgtttgcatacggatttccggatctggcaggcagtccCGGCAACGGAACGCCTACCGGATCCTCACaaaacaagtgtgaaagtacccttaggctccattcatacgtccgcaacctgttttgcggatacacggagccacggatccgcaaaacacggaaagcagcaatgtgcatttcgcattttgcggaccgcacattgccggcactaatagaatatgcctgttcttgtccgcaattgcggacaagaataggacatgttctattttttggcggaaacggaaacacggatgcggaagtgcggatccacaaatgtggatgcggacagcacattccggccccattgaaaatgaatgggtctgcacccgttccgcaaaattgcggaacggatgcggatccattttgcggacgtgtgaatggagccttagtcagAGTTTAGAACAGGAGGTGTGGTAACACCACCCAACACATACACCAGATATGGTATAGCAGAGAGTGCAGGGACATTCTGTCATGTCATCCAGTGGTCATGGGAGCTTTGTATGTGGCATGGGATATCTTGATTATCTGGAAATTGGCGTATGTTTTCTTGACCTTGTGTCACGCCCCTCACCTTTGTTAACGTTCTGTCCTCCAGGACCACTGCTCTTGCTGTACGAGATGGTCAGACGATCTGAGGAAATATATTTTAGTAATTAATCGGCCGGAAGtagaggatccggcaggctgcaACAGCCTGCCGAAGCCACTAACGGAGATATGAACGAGACCTTACTCATGTCTTCTTGCAATTTTGATGCAACTTTATGTGTACGCTAAGTGTTCACAATGTTAAAGGGAATCACTCATCACGAAATTCactgataaggcctcatgcacacggctgttgggtccgaaattccggagatgcggaacggagtcatgGAACACCGGAGTGCTTCCCTGGTGTTTCTTTTCGTTTTTCCGCAcagcaaataaatatgacatgtcatatttttttgcggtgcggacagtccaaggacccattcaagttgatgttgcaattgtggtccccaaggcacggaatggccgcacaatggccgtgtgcttgaggcctaagaCAGATACACCAAGGGACATTTATTCAGCTCTTTACGCCACTATtgtcgcataaaaaaaaatacgcaGATTGTGGTGCACGCCATGTTTgtaccataatttgtgactttttgagtgGCTTAGTGGGAGTGGCAGGGCTTAGCCACACGTcacatttactataactttcacCAGAAAGCGGTGGAAGCTACAGCTGAAGTCTGCGCCAGCCTGTAGGTGCATCTAATGCCAGTCTTGGGGTATGGacacgccagtcttgataaatgtccctcaaagTCTTGTAGAGCTAGCTGAGctcaatgtaatgataccttttactTAGCGATCCGTTGCTTAATTCTggagtacttttaatccatatgcaaatgagcagttaagtgcaccaagggcgggccaAGCCACTTCGTGCACCCTTGTTCTTCCTGTTTCTTCAGCTAGctcctccctctccttgattgcTAATATATGTATGATCTATACGCGTGTATTACTGTacggcacgaagcgcacggcgtcatagcaaccaattacgcCGTTCGCTCGTGCACTCAGCAGGTCGGCAAGCCGGGTTTTCACGGACCGTGGTCTGTGAAAACACACGTATGTGTGAATGTGGCCTCAGACAACTTTTCAGTGAGGTCTGACCGTCGGTGCCCCCACCCTTCACACAGGAACTGGGCCTGTGGTCCCCGTCTGAAGGGGCAGACACACAGGCAGCAGCCCCATAGAGCAGAACAGGAAGGCTGTGCATATTGGTgaccgctgctccattcaaacgggGACCATGGCCCCCAATTCATGTGACCACCGGGGCCCCCACTGAGACggtggatagggaataagttgtcctaatgggaaaacccctttattaagcaatatatatattttataagcaACTCTTTTTACAGCACACTCACCAACAGGAATGTCTATAAGATCCAGACTTTTCACCTAGATGAATAGAAACAAATGAGGGAAGGTTAGAATGaaattggctaaaaaaaaaaaaaaaaaaaaaccctccagGTATAACCCGCCAACGACATTTATCACCCATCCACAGCATGCCAAACGGCTGGGACCCCCACGATTATCAGCCACCGGGTCAGGGGGCGTTTGAATGAAGCAGTGGTCGAGCACGCTCACCGAGAGCGCAGAGCCATCTCAATGAGCATGCTCGACCACCGCTCCTCAAACTCCTCTGGAACTGGGGGTGGTCCTAGTGATTGTGGAGGTCCCGGCGGCGCTCAtgcatcctgtggataggtgataaaggtTTGTCGTGGGATAACCCCCTCGAAAtgaatgggctgagctgcaataccagacaactCCCGCTGAGAAAAATGGAATGGACGCACGTCCTTCATGCATCTCATCTGTACGCTATGGCGTCACGTAGGTCATAACATCACAGCGATGGCCGCACGTGACCACCACATTAATGTCCTATGGAAAGGACCAGGGATAGCTCTGCCATCTCAGGAAGACATGTGCAGCCATGTAAATGGAGCTGCCCTCAGCAGTATAACACGTCTGCCATTAACCAATACACAATGTATAGCTTCTCTCTGCCTCCCAATGTCACCGCAATGATGGCCGCTCACGTAGGTCACTGACAGCCCCGCACATGCCCCTCATTGGTGGAAGCAGCTGTCAATCACCCACCAAGCAGACAACATCCCTCCCCCCGCACCGCTCACCTCTGACGTCCGCGCCACACCGCCAGGATATAACTTATCTAAACTATAGGCGCTCTGGAAACCGGAGGAATAACGGATACCGAGGGGGCCGAGAGCACGAAATAACGACCACCGCGGCAGCAAAGCGGCGACCGCCATGTTGGCTGTAATGCTTTTCCTGTGTGGCGTGCAACGCTCTAATCTTCCGCCTGGAAACAATAGCTCCGAGCGCTTCAGTTCCGCGCCTGAGAACGACGGCTTCTCGTGGGGCAGGTTGTCCGTAGTAACCAGTGCACGGCTTTTATTTTTCCAGATATAGTTAAAAATGGAagttggaatctgttgctatgggcaactgccaGGCTTGCCATGCCAAccagattttttcatttttttgtggacaacttatcccaaaatcacggacagccaatatttttttacggacaaattggaaaaccataatgaatgataaagattatttaATACATGTCtctagctcaatatactgataggaTCCCATCACcggcatttactgtgagctgtaaaataaaaattaccaccaaaataatctagttaaATACCACCAGAGACCccaaaaaatcacggacacactTATTTTCtttcacagacacaggaaaaagtcgcctatttttacggactgtccagaaaaaAGTTattatccataaaacacatcaacCCCTCACAGTGTTTTGATTTTGGGGGTTGTACCCGAATTATTTCGGTCTATAGtgccaaaaaattgtgacatgACAGAAAGAAGTCAGTCAGGCATTCAGGGGGGACATATAGGTAGTGTCGAGTGAacgtctgttttcaagttcggcgtacaaggttcgggatatctaagaattccgttatggattctgctaccgcagaccataacttatggtccgtggtacggaatccataatggaatactTTGATATcccaaaccttgtacgctgaacttgaaaacagacgTTCGCTCATTCCTACATATGGGTAGTAATACGGGGGACAGCGGTATTGGAGACAGACACTCTGTGGCAGGCATTGTAGGGCTGAGCtacttatgggggcattataggatgacatacttaggcctctttcacacgggcgtcccggatttgctcagaatgcgttgcgtgtgcattgcgggaaacctgtgcgagtgcgcacgcaatttcagtcagttttgactgcaattgcgttgttcagtttttatcgcgcgggtgcaatgtgttttgcacgcgcgtgataaaaaactgaatgttgtaCCCAggcccgaacctggacttcttcactgaagttcaggtttgggttaggtgttctgtagattttattattttcccttataacatggtaataagggaaaaaaaatatcattcttaatacagaatgcttagtaaaatgtcgatTAAGGggttacaaaataaaaacaaattaacttaccttatccacttgattgcgcagccggcatcgtcttctttcaggacctacaaaaggacctttaatgacgtaTAGCGTGGTGACGTatgcacaggtcctgctgaatgaagatagaaggatcttctatctttattcagcaggacctgcgctgacatcactgcactcaccacgtggtaagtgcgattacgtcatcaaaggttttTTGCAATGCACCCGGaatgcatccggagcaaatccgggacgtccatctgaaagaggccttacagggcACCTGAGGTTGGCATATAGTTAACTGTTATAAGTACATAaccttttttaaaactttatggCTACGTGGTATATGTAGTATTCTAATTGAGTCCAGTCCATACTATGAAGATATATATGCGGCGGGCATAGACGTGAGCCAGGGGGTCCCTTTAAATAaaagtttttgtcgtgacgccagttgcattgaagCAACAAGGGACAGAGTACCCTTTAGTAGATGGAATTGGTAGtagccaggtgtaggaatgccagcgtggtgtaagggtagcctataatgtccctttagatgtggctgtgcatgtgtcacggtgcttctacctggatatcctggaaccccaggcgtagTCGTCCGCAAATAGGGTGAATAGTTGAGGGATTTGTAGaatgaattgagtccagaccttgtatacaggtccttctcaaaaaattagcatattgtgataaagttcattattttctgtaatgtactgataaacattagacttttatatattttagattcattacacaccaactgaagtagttcaagccttttattgttttaatattgatgattttggcatacagcttatgaaaaccccaaattcctatctcaaaaaattagcatatcatgaaaaggttctctaaacgagctattaacctaatcatctgaatcaactaattaactctaaacacctgcaaaagattcctgaggcttttaaaaactcccagcctggttcattactcaaaaccgcaatcatcggtaagactgccgacctgactgctgtccagaaggccatcattgacaccctcaagcaagagggtaagacacagaaagaaatttctgaacgaataggctgttcccagagtgctgtatcaaggcacctcagtgggaagtctgtgggaaggaaaaagtgtggcagaaaacgctgcacaacgagaagaggtgaccggaccctgaggaagattgtggagaaggaccgattccagaccttgggggacctgcggaagcagtggactgagtctggagtagaaacatccagagccaccgtgtacaggcgcgtgcaggaaatgggctacaggtgccgcattccccaggtcaagccacttttgaaccagaaacagcggcagaagcgcctgaactgggctccagagaagcagcactggactgttgctcagtggtccaaagtacttttttcggatgaaaacaaattttgcatgtcattcggaaatcaaggtgccagagtctggaggaagactggagagagggaaatgccaaaatgcctgaagtgatggtctggggtgccatgtcagctgcaggtgttggtccactgtgttttatcaagggcaggttcAATGcggctagctatcaggagattttggaggacttcatgcttccatctgctgaaaagctttatggagatgaagatttcatttttcagcacgacctggcacctgctcacagtgccaacaccactggtaaatggtttactgaccatggtattactgtgctcaattggcctgccaactctcctgacctgaaccccatagagaatctgtgggatattgggaagagaaagttgagagacgcaagacccaacactctggatgagcttaaggccgctatcgaagcctcctgggcctccataacacctcagcagtgccacaggctgattgcctccatgccacgccgcattgaagcagtcatttctgcaaaaggattcccgaccaagtattgagtgc
The sequence above is a segment of the Bufo gargarizans isolate SCDJY-AF-19 chromosome 6, ASM1485885v1, whole genome shotgun sequence genome. Coding sequences within it:
- the MRPL58 gene encoding peptidyl-tRNA hydrolase ICT1, mitochondrial; its protein translation is MAVAALLPRWSLFRALGPLGIRYSSGFQSAYSLDKLYPGGVARTSEVKSLDLIDIPVDRLTISYSKSSGPGGQNVNKVNTKAEVRFHLSSADWIPEDVRQKISVQNKNRINREGELIVASQVSRHQMRNLADCLDKIRTMISEANQKPKPVSKEDAQLRQIRLENINRERLRQKKIHSSIKQSRSVNLD